The Blattabacterium sp. DPU genome includes a window with the following:
- the rplF gene encoding 50S ribosomal protein L6, whose protein sequence is MSRIGKKPILIPKNVNIKIIDNEVLVKGNLGNLSQKILKGFQFNLNQNQLTIIREKEDKKYKSLHGLYNVLIRNMIIGVSQGFHKKLELVGIGYRASYKNRVLDLNLGFSHNIMIQLPEEIDIKIEFEKGKNPIIILKSYDKQLLGIVAAKIRSFRIPEPYKGKGIRYFGEEVRRKTGKSA, encoded by the coding sequence ATGTCTAGAATTGGAAAAAAACCTATTCTCATTCCTAAAAATGTAAACATAAAAATTATTGATAACGAAGTATTAGTTAAAGGAAATTTAGGAAATTTGAGTCAAAAAATTTTAAAAGGATTTCAATTTAATTTGAATCAAAACCAATTAACAATTATTAGAGAGAAAGAAGATAAAAAATATAAATCTCTACACGGATTATATAATGTTTTGATTAGAAATATGATTATAGGGGTTTCACAAGGATTTCATAAAAAATTAGAATTAGTAGGAATAGGATATAGAGCTTCTTATAAAAATAGAGTTCTAGACCTAAATTTAGGTTTTTCTCATAATATTATGATACAACTTCCTGAAGAAATTGATATAAAAATAGAATTTGAAAAAGGTAAAAATCCTATTATTATTTTAAAATCTTATGATAAACAATTATTAGGAATAGTGGCTGCAAAAATTAGATCTTTTAGAATTCCAGAACCTTACAAAGGAAAAGGAATAAGATATTTTGGAGAAGAAGTAAGAAGAAAAACTGGAAAATCTGCTTAA
- the rpsD gene encoding 30S ribosomal protein S4 produces the protein MAKYIGPKTKISRRFGECIYGEDKYFERRKYPSGQHGSNRRRGKRSEYFIQLIEKQKARYTYGILERQFESLFLEAARKKGITGELLLQACESRLDNIVFRLKFAPSRSSARQIVSHRHVIVNNKMVDIPSFRLKPGDKIEIKEKSKKHPVVLHSIQNKIGPLVEWLVLDEKNMFGIFRMMPKRIQIPENIKEQLIVELYSK, from the coding sequence ATGGCAAAATATATAGGACCTAAAACTAAAATATCTAGAAGATTTGGAGAATGTATTTATGGAGAAGATAAATATTTTGAAAGAAGAAAATATCCCTCAGGTCAACATGGAAGTAATCGTCGTAGAGGAAAACGTTCGGAATATTTTATTCAATTAATAGAAAAGCAAAAAGCAAGATATACTTATGGTATATTGGAACGACAATTTGAAAGTTTATTTTTGGAGGCAGCAAGAAAGAAAGGAATTACTGGAGAATTATTATTACAAGCATGTGAAAGTCGTTTAGACAATATCGTTTTTAGATTAAAATTTGCTCCATCTCGATCTTCTGCTCGTCAAATCGTTTCTCATAGACATGTTATTGTTAATAATAAAATGGTAGATATTCCATCTTTTAGATTAAAACCGGGAGATAAAATAGAAATAAAAGAAAAATCTAAAAAACATCCTGTAGTATTACATTCTATACAAAATAAAATAGGGCCATTAGTGGAATGGTTAGTATTGGATGAAAAAAATATGTTTGGTATATTTAGAATGATGCCAAAAAGGATACAAATACCTGAAAACATTAAAGAACAATTAATTGTCGAATTATATTCAAAATAG
- the rpsH gene encoding 30S ribosomal protein S8: MDVIADFLTRIRNASLAKHKLLKVPFSKMKKEIICVLLENGYILDYKIENKIIKIALKYYKEKTSVIQKIIRISKPGLRKYCKCKNIPRVLNGLGIAIISTSSGIITDKQARKKKIGGEILCYVY; the protein is encoded by the coding sequence ATGGATGTGATTGCTGATTTTTTAACTAGAATTAGAAATGCTAGTTTAGCAAAACATAAACTTCTAAAAGTTCCATTTTCTAAAATGAAAAAAGAAATTATTTGTGTTTTATTGGAAAATGGATACATTTTAGATTATAAAATAGAAAATAAAATAATTAAAATAGCTTTGAAGTATTATAAAGAAAAAACTTCTGTTATTCAAAAAATTATTAGAATTAGTAAACCAGGACTAAGAAAATATTGTAAATGTAAAAATATTCCTAGAGTATTAAATGGATTAGGAATTGCTATAATTTCTACTTCTAGTGGAATTATTACAGATAAACAAGCAAGAAAGAAAAAAATAGGAGGAGAAATATTATGTTATGTATATTGA
- the rplR gene encoding 50S ribosomal protein L18, with translation MKNKKFQKIFGNSSRPRISVFRSNKGIYAQIINDLSGTTLVSSSSREKEFHKNKKNKTELAYEVGKLLGNRAKKLKIKKLVFDKGKYFYHGRIKSLAEGIRDVGLEF, from the coding sequence ATGAAAAATAAAAAATTCCAAAAAATTTTTGGAAATTCAAGTAGACCTAGGATTTCCGTTTTTAGAAGTAATAAAGGAATATATGCTCAGATAATAAATGATTTATCAGGAACTACTTTAGTTTCGTCTTCTTCAAGAGAAAAAGAATTTCATAAAAATAAAAAAAATAAAACAGAATTAGCTTATGAAGTAGGAAAATTATTAGGAAATAGAGCAAAGAAATTGAAAATAAAAAAATTAGTATTTGATAAAGGAAAATATTTTTATCATGGTAGAATTAAATCTTTAGCTGAAGGAATTAGAGATGTAGGATTAGAATTTTAA
- the eno gene encoding phosphopyruvate hydratase yields MSRIKSIQARQILDSRGNPTVEVDIITENNILGRASIPSGISKGKNEAFELRDNQDNIFFGKGVLKAVQNVNDIIAPELIGKSVLDQIYIDQLMLELDGTVNKKRLGSNAILAISIAVARAASNELNIPLYKYIGGVYTCFLPIPLINIVNGGRHSNTSSIVFQEFMIVPVKANTFMEALQIGHKVFYQLKNLLNKKGFSTNVGDEGGFSPNFNGIEDVLDYILEAIHIANYEPYDQVAIAIDCAASEFCVNNQYDYSIFEKSEKKIKDKNIKSREEHIRYLSYLVKKYPIISIEDGMDQDDWEGWKLLTHEIGDKIQLVGDDLFVTQVNKLNKGIKKKVANSILIKINQIGTLTETIETIHVAKKNKYKNIISHRSGDTEDSFISDLAVAFNIEQIKTGSLCRSERISKYNQLLRIENTLGKYSFYSKWN; encoded by the coding sequence ATGAGTAGAATTAAAAGTATTCAAGCTAGACAAATATTAGATTCAAGAGGAAATCCTACTGTAGAAGTGGATATTATAACAGAAAATAATATATTAGGACGTGCTTCTATTCCATCTGGAATATCAAAAGGAAAGAATGAAGCTTTTGAATTACGTGACAATCAAGATAATATTTTTTTCGGAAAAGGAGTTTTAAAAGCGGTTCAAAATGTAAATGATATTATTGCTCCTGAATTAATAGGTAAATCAGTTTTAGATCAAATTTATATTGATCAATTAATGCTAGAATTAGATGGGACAGTAAATAAAAAAAGATTAGGATCTAATGCTATTTTAGCTATATCTATAGCTGTTGCAAGAGCCGCATCAAATGAACTGAATATCCCTCTTTATAAATATATAGGAGGGGTTTATACTTGTTTTCTTCCTATTCCTTTGATAAATATTGTAAATGGAGGAAGGCATTCAAATACTTCTTCTATAGTTTTTCAAGAATTTATGATAGTACCTGTTAAAGCAAATACTTTTATGGAAGCACTTCAAATAGGACATAAAGTATTTTATCAATTAAAAAACCTTTTAAATAAAAAAGGTTTTTCTACAAATGTAGGTGATGAAGGAGGTTTTTCACCTAATTTTAATGGGATTGAAGATGTATTAGATTATATATTGGAAGCTATACATATAGCTAATTATGAGCCTTATGATCAGGTAGCAATAGCTATAGATTGTGCTGCTTCTGAATTTTGTGTAAATAATCAATATGATTATTCTATATTTGAAAAATCAGAAAAAAAAATAAAGGATAAAAATATAAAATCAAGAGAAGAACATATTCGTTATTTATCTTATTTGGTAAAAAAGTATCCAATTATATCTATTGAAGATGGAATGGATCAAGATGATTGGGAAGGATGGAAATTATTAACTCATGAAATAGGAGATAAAATTCAATTGGTAGGAGATGATCTTTTTGTCACACAAGTAAATAAATTAAATAAAGGAATCAAAAAAAAAGTAGCAAATTCTATTTTAATTAAAATAAATCAAATAGGAACGCTAACAGAAACAATTGAAACAATTCATGTAGCTAAAAAAAATAAATATAAAAATATAATATCCCATCGTTCTGGAGATACTGAAGATTCTTTTATATCGGATCTTGCTGTTGCATTTAATATTGAACAAATAAAAACAGGTTCTTTATGTCGTTCTGAAAGAATTTCAAAATATAATCAATTACTACGCATTGAAAATACACTTGGTAAATATTCTTTTTATTCAAAATGGAATTGA
- a CDS encoding DNA-directed RNA polymerase subunit alpha, with product MSILDFVKPDRITISEFSDKKGIFHLKPLEPGYGITLGNALRRVLLGSLKGFAVTSIKIKGVKYEFSTIEGVIEDVTEIVLNFKKIRFKQKISGTCKETVNACINQGKQVTGKILNKFISGFQILNDELIICNKDESISLEISFTIEEGRGYVPAEENKNSEDTIDTIPIDSIYTPIKNVKYTIENCRVGQKIDFENLSLEIQTDGSISPKLALMEASKILIQYFSIFSYDKIGEKKQKEINKSKKYDEEFIRMQTLLKSKLSDMDLSVRTKNCLKSASINTIADLVKCHKNNMLKMRNFGKKSLDELESKMKEKGLYFGMNIEEFKL from the coding sequence ATGTCTATTCTAGATTTTGTAAAACCTGATAGAATTACAATATCTGAATTTTCAGATAAAAAAGGAATTTTTCATTTAAAACCTTTAGAACCTGGATATGGAATTACTTTAGGAAATGCATTAAGAAGAGTTTTATTAGGTTCTTTAAAAGGATTTGCAGTTACTTCTATTAAAATTAAGGGGGTGAAATATGAGTTTTCTACAATAGAAGGTGTAATAGAGGATGTAACTGAAATAGTTTTAAATTTTAAAAAAATTCGTTTTAAACAAAAAATCTCAGGGACTTGTAAAGAAACTGTTAATGCTTGTATAAATCAAGGAAAACAAGTAACAGGAAAAATTTTAAATAAATTTATTTCTGGATTTCAAATTTTGAATGATGAACTGATTATTTGTAATAAAGATGAATCAATCTCTTTAGAAATAAGTTTTACGATTGAAGAAGGAAGAGGTTATGTTCCTGCAGAAGAAAATAAAAATAGTGAAGATACAATTGATACTATTCCTATAGATTCTATTTATACTCCTATTAAAAATGTGAAATATACAATAGAAAATTGTCGTGTGGGACAGAAAATTGATTTTGAAAATCTTTCATTGGAAATTCAAACGGATGGATCTATTTCTCCAAAATTAGCTTTGATGGAAGCTTCAAAAATATTAATCCAGTATTTTTCTATTTTTTCTTATGATAAAATAGGGGAAAAAAAACAAAAAGAAATCAATAAAAGCAAAAAATATGACGAAGAATTTATACGAATGCAAACATTATTAAAATCTAAATTAAGTGATATGGATTTATCTGTTCGTACAAAAAATTGTTTAAAGTCAGCTTCTATAAATACTATAGCAGATTTAGTAAAATGTCATAAAAATAATATGTTGAAAATGAGAAATTTTGGAAAAAAATCTTTAGATGAATTAGAAAGTAAAATGAAAGAAAAAGGATTATATTTTGGGATGAATATAGAAGAATTCAAATTGTAA
- the rpsK gene encoding 30S ribosomal protein S11: MVKSSSSRKKSVVVDIMGEAHIQATFNNIIITLTNKKGDVIAWSSAGKMNFKGSKKNTPYAAQMVAENVAKEGLNAGIKKVEVKVKGPGAGRDAAIRALSNSGIVVTMIKDITPLPHNGCRPPKRRRV, from the coding sequence ATGGTAAAATCATCATCAAGTAGGAAAAAATCAGTAGTAGTAGATATTATGGGAGAAGCTCATATTCAAGCTACTTTTAATAATATAATTATAACCTTAACAAATAAAAAAGGCGATGTTATTGCATGGTCTTCTGCGGGAAAAATGAATTTTAAAGGATCAAAAAAAAATACTCCATATGCGGCTCAAATGGTAGCAGAAAATGTAGCAAAAGAGGGTTTAAATGCTGGCATAAAAAAAGTGGAAGTTAAAGTAAAAGGCCCTGGAGCAGGAAGAGATGCGGCAATACGAGCATTAAGCAATTCTGGTATTGTAGTGACAATGATCAAAGATATAACTCCATTACCTCACAACGGATGTCGTCCTCCTAAAAGAAGAAGAGTTTGA
- the rpmJ gene encoding 50S ribosomal protein L36: MKVRASLKKRTDNCKIVRRKRILRIINKKNPRFKQKQG; encoded by the coding sequence ATGAAAGTTAGAGCATCTTTAAAAAAAAGAACCGATAATTGTAAAATTGTAAGGAGAAAAAGGATTCTTCGGATTATAAACAAAAAAAATCCTAGATTTAAGCAAAAACAAGGTTAA
- the rpsM gene encoding 30S ribosomal protein S13, with product MSVRISGVDLPRSKRGVIGLTYLYGIGKSLSKKILYSVGIDENKKIEDWSDDDISKVRKYISDYIKTEGELRSEIQFHIKRLMDIGCYVGTRHRKGLPLRGQKTKNNCRTRKGRKKTVANKKKVTK from the coding sequence ATGTCTGTAAGAATTTCTGGAGTAGATCTTCCAAGATCTAAAAGAGGTGTTATTGGTCTTACTTATTTATATGGAATAGGGAAAAGTTTATCTAAAAAAATACTTTATTCTGTTGGAATCGATGAAAATAAAAAAATAGAAGATTGGTCTGATGACGATATCAGTAAAGTTAGAAAATATATATCTGATTATATAAAAACCGAAGGAGAATTAAGATCTGAAATACAATTTCATATTAAACGATTGATGGATATCGGTTGTTATGTAGGAACTAGACATAGAAAGGGGCTACCATTGAGAGGACAAAAAACAAAGAATAATTGTAGAACAAGAAAAGGAAGGAAAAAAACTGTAGCAAACAAGAAGAAAGTTACGAAATAA
- the infA gene encoding translation initiation factor IF-1, producing MAKQKHIEVDGTIIESSPNAMFRVELENGCIVKAHISGKMRMHYIKILPGDKVRLEMSSYDLERGRITYRY from the coding sequence ATGGCTAAGCAAAAGCATATTGAAGTTGATGGAACTATTATTGAGTCATCTCCAAATGCAATGTTCCGTGTGGAATTAGAAAATGGATGTATAGTTAAAGCTCATATATCCGGAAAGATGAGAATGCATTATATAAAAATATTACCAGGAGATAAAGTTAGATTAGAAATGTCTTCTTATGATTTAGAAAGAGGAAGAATAACTTATAGATATTAA
- the secY gene encoding preprotein translocase subunit SecY, giving the protein MNNFTTAFYNIWNVKELRIKIIITLGLLLVYRFGAYVPIPGINPLGISDFIDKFSSGSKGLMQILSSFTGGAFNRASVLALGIMPYISASIIIQLMCIIIPYLQRLQRDGESGRKQISFITRWLTVGICLIQAPVYLISLTQQFIPFSSSKTAYLIDLNTFYGKSLFWIIGIMILTSGTLFTMWLGDKITDKGIGNGISLIIMSGIIARFPDAISKEIFSKLEIGNGGLIILFLEFLLWLLVILFSVIIIQAIRKIPVQYVSHYKSLGLDSQLIHKKHQYIPLKMTAAGVMPIIFSQAIMLFPLTFSDYVINIKIKNFFHLFQDIYGLWYNFTISILVIVFTFFYTAIAIPVNQMADDLKRNGGHIPRIKPGKETAEYIDDILSRITLPGAILLAIIAILPSIVFRLGFTQNFALFYGGTSLLIIVGVILDISQQVNIHLLNYHYDGLMMMKYRSSRYTR; this is encoded by the coding sequence ATGAATAATTTCACAACAGCTTTTTATAATATTTGGAATGTAAAAGAGCTACGAATAAAAATAATAATAACTTTGGGTTTATTATTAGTATATCGTTTTGGAGCTTATGTTCCTATTCCGGGAATTAATCCTTTAGGAATTAGTGATTTTATCGATAAATTCAGCTCAGGTTCTAAAGGATTAATGCAAATTTTATCCTCTTTTACAGGAGGAGCTTTTAATCGTGCGTCAGTTTTGGCTTTAGGTATTATGCCTTATATATCTGCATCTATTATAATACAATTAATGTGTATAATTATTCCTTATTTACAAAGATTACAAAGAGATGGAGAAAGTGGAAGAAAACAAATTAGTTTTATTACTAGATGGTTAACTGTAGGTATATGTTTAATTCAAGCACCTGTATATCTTATTTCTTTAACTCAACAATTTATTCCTTTTTCTTCTTCTAAAACAGCTTATTTAATTGATTTAAATACCTTTTATGGAAAAAGTCTATTTTGGATTATAGGAATAATGATTTTAACTTCAGGAACTTTGTTTACTATGTGGTTGGGTGATAAAATTACGGATAAAGGAATAGGAAATGGAATTTCATTAATTATTATGTCGGGAATCATAGCACGTTTTCCGGATGCTATCAGTAAAGAAATTTTTAGCAAACTAGAAATTGGAAACGGAGGATTAATAATTTTATTTCTTGAATTTTTATTATGGTTATTAGTTATTTTATTTTCTGTTATTATTATTCAAGCTATTAGAAAGATACCTGTACAATATGTTTCTCATTACAAATCTTTAGGATTAGATTCTCAATTAATCCATAAAAAACATCAATATATTCCATTAAAAATGACAGCAGCTGGTGTTATGCCTATTATATTTTCTCAAGCTATTATGTTATTTCCATTAACTTTTTCCGATTATGTAATAAATATTAAAATCAAAAATTTTTTTCATCTTTTTCAAGATATTTATGGATTATGGTATAATTTCACTATTTCTATATTAGTTATAGTTTTTACTTTTTTTTATACAGCTATAGCTATTCCAGTTAATCAAATGGCTGATGATTTAAAAAGAAATGGTGGACATATTCCTAGAATTAAACCTGGAAAAGAAACAGCTGAATATATAGATGATATTTTGTCAAGAATTACATTACCTGGAGCTATTTTATTAGCAATAATAGCTATATTACCTTCTATAGTTTTTCGTTTGGGTTTTACTCAAAATTTTGCATTATTTTATGGAGGGACTTCATTATTAATTATAGTAGGTGTTATTTTGGATATTTCACAACAAGTTAACATACACTTATTAAACTATCATTATGATGGATTGATGATGATGAAATATCGTAGTAGTAGATATACTAGATAA
- the rpsN gene encoding 30S ribosomal protein S14 has product MAKESVKARQKKREKIVLKYANKRKALKKAGNYELLQKLPRDASPVRLRNRCTITGRCRGYMRQFGVSRIVFRNLVSQGFIPGVKKASW; this is encoded by the coding sequence ATGGCTAAAGAATCTGTTAAAGCGAGACAAAAGAAAAGAGAAAAAATAGTTTTAAAATATGCGAATAAAAGGAAAGCCTTAAAAAAGGCTGGAAATTATGAACTTTTACAAAAATTACCTAGAGATGCGTCTCCTGTTCGTTTAAGAAATAGATGCACCATAACTGGTAGATGTCGAGGATATATGCGTCAATTTGGAGTATCTCGTATTGTTTTTAGAAATTTAGTTTCTCAAGGATTTATTCCAGGAGTAAAAAAAGCAAGTTGGTAG
- the rplO gene encoding 50S ribosomal protein L15 codes for MDKNYLNISYLRPNNGSKKKKLRLGRGQGSGKGGTCGRGHKGAKSRSGFSKKKGFEGGQMPLQRRIPKFGFKRNLNNSKKIIGINLDTIQNCINHTTKEKDFVINKQFFIKKNLAKKNDFIKILGRGELHTSLKIHAYQFSKKALFCIKKVGGEAIFMQ; via the coding sequence ATGGATAAAAATTATTTGAATATTAGTTATTTACGTCCAAATAATGGATCAAAAAAAAAAAAATTAAGATTAGGAAGAGGACAAGGTTCGGGAAAAGGAGGAACTTGTGGTAGAGGACATAAAGGGGCAAAATCTAGATCTGGCTTTTCTAAAAAAAAGGGATTTGAAGGAGGACAAATGCCTCTTCAAAGAAGAATCCCTAAATTTGGATTTAAAAGAAATCTTAACAACAGTAAAAAAATTATTGGAATTAATTTAGATACAATTCAAAATTGTATCAATCATACGACTAAAGAGAAAGATTTTGTTATAAATAAACAATTTTTTATAAAAAAAAATTTAGCTAAAAAAAATGATTTTATAAAAATTTTAGGAAGAGGAGAACTTCATACTTCATTGAAAATACATGCATATCAATTTAGTAAAAAAGCTTTATTTTGCATAAAAAAAGTAGGAGGAGAAGCGATATTTATGCAATAA
- the rplQ gene encoding 50S ribosomal protein L17, producing MNHRNKNNHLGRKCGHRKSLLSNMASSLIKKKKIFTTLAKAKALKKYVEPIITKSKMNTLHSKRNVFSYLRDKTAVLELFKDLFEKVRKRPGGYTRIIKTGFRFGDQAPLSFIELVDFNETYTSKKKIKSVRRSRKKNKKNE from the coding sequence ATGAATCATAGAAATAAAAATAATCATTTAGGAAGAAAATGTGGACATCGAAAATCTCTTCTTTCTAATATGGCATCTTCTCTTATAAAAAAAAAAAAAATTTTTACTACTTTAGCTAAAGCTAAAGCTTTGAAAAAATATGTAGAACCCATTATTACAAAATCAAAAATGAATACTCTCCATTCTAAGAGAAATGTTTTTTCATATTTAAGAGATAAAACAGCCGTATTAGAATTGTTTAAGGATCTATTTGAAAAAGTTCGTAAACGTCCTGGTGGATATACTAGAATAATAAAAACTGGATTCCGTTTTGGAGATCAAGCTCCTCTTTCTTTTATAGAATTGGTAGATTTTAACGAAACTTATACTTCTAAAAAGAAAATTAAATCCGTAAGACGTAGTAGAAAAAAAAACAAAAAAAATGAATAA
- the rpsE gene encoding 30S ribosomal protein S5, whose protein sequence is MSEKKIKYTGLELKEKLVGVTRVCKVTKGRRYFSFSAIVIKGNENGIVGYGFGKSKEAPDAIHKAGEQAKRNLCKVCISNGTIPHEQEAKYGGAHILIKPASDGTGIIAGGPLRAVLEAAGLRNVLSKSKGSSNHHNVIKATIKALSSMRDVHIIAKYRGITIKKVHNG, encoded by the coding sequence ATGTCTGAAAAAAAAATAAAATATACAGGATTAGAATTAAAAGAAAAATTAGTTGGGGTAACAAGAGTATGTAAAGTAACCAAAGGAAGGAGATATTTTAGTTTTAGTGCTATTGTTATTAAAGGAAATGAAAATGGAATAGTAGGATATGGTTTTGGAAAATCTAAAGAAGCTCCTGATGCTATTCATAAAGCAGGAGAACAAGCAAAGAGAAATCTTTGTAAAGTGTGTATTTCCAATGGAACTATTCCTCATGAACAAGAAGCAAAATATGGAGGAGCTCATATTCTTATTAAACCAGCTTCTGATGGAACAGGAATAATTGCCGGAGGTCCTTTAAGAGCTGTTCTTGAGGCTGCAGGATTAAGAAATGTTTTATCCAAATCTAAAGGATCCTCTAATCATCATAACGTTATAAAAGCTACTATTAAAGCATTAAGTAGTATGAGAGATGTTCATATTATAGCAAAATATAGAGGAATTACCATAAAAAAAGTACATAATGGATAA
- the nhaD gene encoding sodium:proton antiporter NhaD: MVILIFIFGYLLITLENLFSINKVIPSILMASICWSLIIFLNIPVYEYDFNQHLILKKDPKYLLLFHLGKTSEIVFFLVGAMSIIAIIEECYGFEALKEFFFTNTKRKFLWIISVVSFLLSAIIDNLTAAMVMISLLRKTVSNYKDRLYYLGLVIISANAGGVWSPIGDITTTMLWISNKVTTIHLIKKILIPSILCMLISTLIASYMPIFNGYIQIKKNNLSKDSLNRGFFILKIGLFLMLLVPILKTIIGVPPYIGMMFSLGILFLIASKKYKSKSILDNTFKNVDISSILFFLGILLSVSSLESIGKLYNLSHWINETVYTWKITTFLFGLISSIIDNVPLVAATIAMFSYPMNHDLWHFIAYVSGTGGSIFLIGSAAGVAAMSMEKIDFFWYLKKISWIALIGYIFGFIYLLIYPFLFL, translated from the coding sequence ATGGTAATTTTAATTTTTATCTTTGGATATTTATTAATTACTCTTGAAAATCTTTTTTCTATAAATAAAGTTATTCCATCTATTTTAATGGCCTCTATTTGTTGGTCCTTAATTATATTTTTAAACATTCCTGTATATGAATATGATTTTAATCAACATTTAATTTTAAAAAAAGATCCTAAATATTTATTGTTATTTCATTTGGGAAAGACTTCTGAAATTGTTTTTTTTCTTGTTGGAGCAATGTCTATTATTGCTATTATTGAAGAATGTTATGGTTTTGAAGCTTTAAAAGAGTTTTTTTTCACAAACACAAAACGTAAATTTTTATGGATCATAAGTGTAGTTTCTTTTTTATTATCTGCTATCATAGATAATCTTACAGCTGCTATGGTTATGATTTCTCTTTTAAGAAAAACAGTTTCCAATTATAAAGATCGTTTATATTATCTAGGATTAGTTATTATATCTGCTAATGCAGGAGGTGTTTGGTCTCCAATAGGGGATATAACAACAACTATGTTATGGATTTCTAATAAAGTAACTACAATTCATCTTATAAAAAAAATATTGATTCCATCCATATTATGTATGTTAATTTCTACTTTAATAGCATCTTATATGCCTATTTTTAATGGATATATTCAAATAAAAAAAAATAATCTATCAAAAGATTCTTTAAATAGAGGTTTTTTTATATTAAAAATAGGATTATTTCTAATGTTACTTGTTCCAATTCTTAAAACTATTATAGGGGTTCCCCCATATATAGGAATGATGTTTTCTTTAGGTATATTATTTTTGATAGCATCTAAAAAATATAAATCAAAATCCATTTTAGATAATACATTTAAAAATGTAGATATATCTAGTATTTTATTTTTTTTAGGAATTTTACTTTCTGTTTCTTCTTTAGAATCTATAGGAAAATTATATAATTTATCTCACTGGATCAATGAAACTGTTTATACATGGAAAATTACAACTTTTTTATTTGGATTAATTTCTTCTATTATAGATAATGTCCCTTTAGTTGCTGCTACCATAGCTATGTTTTCATATCCTATGAATCATGATTTATGGCATTTTATTGCTTATGTTTCTGGAACAGGAGGAAGCATTTTTCTCATAGGATCCGCTGCAGGTGTAGCAGCTATGAGCATGGAAAAAATAGATTTTTTTTGGTACTTAAAAAAAATTAGTTGGATTGCTTTGATAGGATATATATTTGGATTTATTTATTTATTAATTTATCCATTTCTTTTTTTGTAA